Below is a genomic region from Equus quagga isolate Etosha38 chromosome 17, UCLA_HA_Equagga_1.0, whole genome shotgun sequence.
AGGCGTGCGCCCAGAGATGCGCCCCCTGGAGAGGGCACCGGCTGATGCCCCAGCGCCCCGAGGGCCTTCTCAAGGGACAATGGCCCCACCTGGGCCTTTGTTGCAGGCCACCATGAAAAAGCATGCTTGTGTCCAGAAGGAAGGCATTAGaatagatttaaattttcttacatACAGTGAGGAGTGGGAGAGCCCGGGCCAGCTTCCCTTTGTGAGCTCTGGGTCTAAAGGGGCTTCTTGCCGACATCTGGCATCCCAGGCCTCCCCTTTGGACAGTTATCTCCCGCCCAGGTCCAGGGCCAGCAGGTTTGGCTGGCACCATCAGTGCACCGTGTGGATTATATTATCAGCCGGCTTCATCGAGGGTGGCTGGGTCCCCCCTCCCAGGACTCCACAGGCCTCTAGGACAGGCAGCGTAGGTTGGGAGCTCAGACTCTGGGATCTGCAGATggagtttgaattccagctcaAATGCCTGTGTGATGTCCTGGGCAAGTCATTAAACCTCAGCAGTCTCGTGAAACTAGCGGGCAGGGTTGTTGAGTGGCTGCAAGAGCTCCGCGTCTTGCGTGACCGCTGTGCCCGGCACGGAGTCAGCGAGGACAAATGTTAGCTTCATTATTCCCCCCGGCTGGAATTCTTTTCCCTGGAGAAGCCTTCCCTGGTGCTCCTCTGGCTTCACTCCCTGCCCGgtaatttctccctcctctgaattTCCAAAGTCCCCTCGCCTGGGTATGTGTTGCTCCCACTGTCCCCACCCGTTCCCCCGAGCCGGGGTGCTGCTTAGGGCCAGGCCAGCGGGCGCTCAGCCCTCCCCTCTGGGCTgtctgggaggtggagggagtgaCGAACCTTCCTGAATCTTCCCAGGTATCCTGGAGATAACGGCAGTGGAGGTGGGCATTGTGGCCATCAAGGGCCTCTTCTCCGGGCGGTACCTGGCCATGAACGAGCGGGGCCGGCTCTACGCTTCGGTGAGTTCAGTCTTGTGAGAGCAGCCATCCCCCTTAAACATCACGTCAGGGGACAGAGGGGACATGAGCAAGATAATGCTTTTGCCCAGGGACGTGCAGTCCCTGAGCCGGGGCCAgaaccccaggccctggggctccACGCCCAGTGCTCTTTCAGTCGCTTGGAGGACTAGGCGCACGGCCCATAAGGAGGGCCACGCTGGGAGTTAGACAGGTCTTATGTCCTCCAGTGCTGCCGGGTTAGAAAAGGTCCCTCCAAACGTTTTGTGCTCACCGTTATTGCCCTTCCCTCAAGGTAGCTGAGAGCAGGGGAGAGACAGTCCCTCTGATTTCCGCGGAAATAAATGGACCCAAGTGAGCCTTGGGGCGAAACAAGGGTGTGCATTGGGCAGCAGCCCTCCTGTCGGCTCACCCAGAACTCCCCTGGGgggcaaggagaggaggaagcagggtggGACACAGCCAGTCCTCCCCACGGGGGCAGAAGCAAGAGCTGTCAGTGCTTGGAAGCAAGATGAGAGGGAGATGGTGCCCGTGTCCCAGGCACACAGGCTGGAGCCCGCTCCATCTATGGTCTGGGCTCCCGCAAACAAAAAGGGTCCCGTGACCCTGTGGGTGTTGGCAGTGCCCTCTGCAAGGGCGGGGGCGGGAAAGACACGGAGTGAAGTACACGGAGCTAGGAAATTTGCAACCTGCAACCAGTCATTACATGCAATTCGGCTGATGCTTCCTTGAGCAATGAGAGGTTTTCCATCCACACGTCACCTAGACGACGCGGCCCGAGGACCAAGCTCCATGAGCTCCATCCCTCGGTTCAGCCCTGGTGGCGGGGAAACGCACCCACGTCGCCCTCCCCCTTTGAAGTCGGGCAAAGCGTGGTGAGGAGAAGTCGCAGGAAAACCCTCCTTAAAGCCGATGATTTCAGCACAGGTTTTCGCTGTTTTGCTAAAGGAAATGCATGAGCTGGAATGCACTGTGTGTTTACCCTGACCACTCCGGAGAAGCTGTTTCTGGGAGGAGGGACCCTCTGCCCAGCCTCTTCTGTGTGCTGCCACAGGCTCCAAACACCAGTTGTGGTTTATCTGGACATGCCCCCAGCCCGGGTCTGGTCTGAGCTTTCCTGGAGGTGGACTCTGGCCTTCCAGACCCTTCGGGGCCCGTGCCCCTGGTGCTGAGGGAGTGGAACTGACTTTCTGTTCCTGAAACAGCCTCAGACCACCCACAGCCGCTGCTATCCCTTAGGGAGAGGGGACGCCCAGGAAGGGGGTCTTGTCGGCCTGCAGGGATGGTCCGGGTCTTCCTGACCACAGACGGCCTTCCGCCCACGCTGGGGAAGTTCACAGAGTCGGGCGGGGAGGGCTGAATCCGGAGGGAAGCTGAAGGTCTCTGCCATCTCTTCTATGGGGGCCCCAGCCCGGGGCCCTGGGGCACAGAACAAAGCATGATCTGGTGGATCCCAGTGGAGCAGAGTCTGCCTGTGGCTTCTGAACCCAAGAGTTGACAGTGCTggctctggggaaggaggaggagaggttcCCGGCCCCATGGGGGGTGGCCGGGAGGTCCAGCTGGATGGTGTGGAACTTTTCAGGAAGGTATCCCTGCCTTGCAGATAGCCTGGGACGTGAGGCTGCTCGCTGCCACGCCTGTCACCTGCCACCCCATGCCCCATCCTGGGGACCGCCTCCTTGCCTGCGGGCGCTGTTCCCACTGCCCCACCCCTTGGCTGTCTGGGCCCCTGGGTCTTGGCTGTCAACCTGTTTCTCACGTTCCAGGCCAGCTCATCCCCTTCTGTGGCTTGGTGGCCTTTGCACTCTGACAGCTCCCACTTCCAGCCCTGACCTCCCTTCCGAGTTATAGATCACCCCCCAAAAATCTTGACGGCTCGAAGACCCCGGGCAACTGAACTCAGCGGCTCCCCTGACCCCCCACCATAATTATCGCCCCACCAGCCACTTACTCAAGCCCAAGGTCGGCTGGGAGGCATGGTGGACGCCTTCTCTCTCAGCCCCCAGTCAGTCAATCTCCAAGCCCTCAACTGTACCTGTTGAGTCTCTCTCTTCAGTCCACACCCATTGTTCCTCTGCCTTTGCCCCGCAGCTGGTGCCCTTATAACTCAGGCCTCCATCACCTCCCACCTGGACCATTAAAACAGCCTTGGGACCAGACTGCTggtctccagcctctgcctccttctgtccatccatccatctatacaTCCAGtcacctttccttcttccttctatccatccatccatccacccactcatactccctccttcccttccccatccatccatccatcagtccacccatccgtccatccatctatccattcacccatctgtccatccgtccatccagtcacttttccttcttccttccatccgtccatccatccatccatccacccactcatactccctcccttccccatccacccatccatccatctatccatccatccatcgataTCCATTCAtcaacatccatccatccacccactcatactccctccctcccccatccacccatccatccatcatccatccatcatccatacACCCATCATcaatccatcatccatccattcatccgcCATCcttccatcatccatccatcatccatccatccatccatccatccaccctttcattcatccatccacctttcctcccgccctccctccctccttcccttccttccttccatccacccggtattcattccttcattcatcaaTATCTTGGGCACCTACCATATGTCATAACTATGCTGAGGGgtcttcctaaaatgcaaatccACTCATGTCATGGCCTCCAGGTCCTCCCTGTCACCCACAAATTATCACCCCGGTGCCTTAGCTCAGCCCACGGAGAATCAGCCTGGACCGCCTTCTGCTCCCACCCCCCACCGTCATTCCACAGCTTGTGCCCGCCTCCAGCCTCGGGACCCTCCCTCAGCCCTCCAGAACAGGCCACAAGGCTCGCCCCTCCATGCCTTGCCCATTCCTTTACGTGCTGGAACGCTCCTATCCCTGAAAAGCTCACCAGCAAGTGCCGGCTCCTCATCAATGACTCTCTCCAATATCAGCTCGTTGGGGAAGGTCTCTCAGTCCACTTCCTCCTCACACCTTCATCCCGCTGACCGCTCTGCCATCCCTGCACCCTGGGCCCGGTCCCCCGGGGCTCAGAACCATGGGGGTGGCAGCCGTGCCAGCCCCCACAACCCCCCGCTGCCCCGGGCTGGCTTTTCTGGAGAGGCTCTGAGCGCTGGCAAAGCCTGAGAAGGAAGGGCAGCCAGGACAGCAGGCTGTCACATCCCAGGACAAGGACAGACAGTGGAGTCGGGGTGCGAGGGACTCGGGGGAGGGGCTTGTGGAGCAGAGGGTCCAGGGTGGGACAGCAGGGACCGACAGGCAGTGGGGACTGTTGGGAACTGTTGCCACATCGAGTCTTGGTGGCAGTTCCCTGCCATCTGTGCCccggccctgagctgacaccttcCTCCTGGTCATCTCGGCACCCCCCAGGAGCCCCTGCAAGGTGCGAGCAGGTGCTCTTTCCCCCCCTTCACCGAGCGCCCTCCTCGGGAGGACCTGAGCCCCTCGCTCTTGGAGGCTCACAGGACTATGTCCCTGCAGAGAGAAAGTCCACTCTCTGGCTTCCTAGGCtctgggccccagccctgggggacGCACCCTCCCCTCCGCTGAGTTTCTCACAGTCCAGCACGGGGGCCAGATGCTCCTGCAGCCTGCCcagcatggggtgggggggcgcGCGGGTAAGTCTGCCATGAgcccacccacccacacccagACGGCCCCGGAGCCCCACATGCCCAGGGGTCAAACACAGGCCAGAACAGCTTCAGATCCACCTGTGCTTTGGGGCCTGGCAccatccctgggcctcagtttccccatctgtaaagcgCAGAGGTTGGTCTCGGGCAGTGGCATCCGTACTGTGACCCAGGGAGCTCCAGGCATCTGCTGAGGGGCCggagagcagagaggggctgggctcCGGGGGAGAGGGGGCCCGCGCCCTCGATCCAACTggagctccccctcccccacctctggaCCTGCCTGTCTTTGGAAAGAAGTGTTCAGAACTTAAACGTTTGCTTTCTGAGGTCCTTCTGGTCACATACTGCCCGGTTCAGGGGTCTGGCCTCGACCAGCCTGTGACCCTCAGGGACCTCAGGGCCACCTGCACTCAGTAGctgccccatccccctccccagtgGAGACAGACCCCAAGGGtctcccactcctgccccctgcccagtgCTCGGTCCTTCCACCcgcccttccctgccccccagccctgccctccagcacagagcagggagggaggcactggggtggggggaccTCTGGAGAGCCCCCCTGCCTGCAACTGGAACTGAAGCCTCGACTGCGTGGCCATAGGCATACccagcccttccccagccccGACTGGGGAGACCCCACGCAACCCCTCAGGGGCACTAGTGGAAGCTCCTTCAGTTCTGAGTTTGCGTCTCTGACCCTCCAGATGCCTGCACCCGAGGGGGCAGGGACCTACATCCCCCAACCCTGTCCCAGGCTGACACGGGTCCCCACTAACCTCTGCCGACAATCAacctcctctccatcctgcttGTGCTGGGGCCccccccgcaccccccccccccccaaggagGGCAGTGTCTCTGCCGTTCACTGGTGCGGCCTTCCCGCCAGGCTCCCAGCTTCTGCTCTGTGCGTGTTTGTCCCTCTTTCATCCTGTGGGACAGGGACCCGAGGCCAAGACAGCGGCTCTCAGAGTTCAAGTCCCAGAGCTGGGACCCACACTCACTGACGGATGGAAAACCCGGGCTCGTAAAACCTCCACCACGttgcccttccctcctctcttccgtgttctctttcttctctctcatttatgCAATTTATTCAAAAGCGACTGGGGCATCGCCCCTTCCTTTGTCCAGATGTCCGGTGCTGCTGACGTCCGTGCCACAGGCAGACGTTTAGGGCACCCGGGCTGGGCAGGCTGGGTCTCTCCTTTGCTGAGACAAGCACGCATCTCTGTGCTGGGGACGCCCCCCCGCCCCAACCACAGTCAGTGCCCGCGGAGGGGGCGACGGAGCTGGGGGACCAGAGAGGGGACGCAGGAGAGGCCAGTCTTCCGAGGTGCTGGGGGAAATCTTAGCAGAGGAAGGGGCTCTTGAGCTAAATCCTGAGGCCAAGTTCACCAGacgcaggagggaggaggggcaggccgGGCGGAGGGCACCGCCCAGGCAAAGGTGTGGAGGGGCGAGCGTTCGCGGGGCTGGTGGGATGCACAGCTGGATCTGGCAGGAACAGAGGAGGGTGGGCGGGCCTAGCAGGGGAGCATCCCCGgcgccctctcccctccccgtgTGGCCTCCGTGGCCACTGACCGTGGTGTCTTCCCCCCGCGCCCCACAGGAACACTACAGCGCGGAGTGCGAGTTCGTGGAGCGGATCCACGAGCTGGGCTACAACACGTACGCCTCGCGGCTGTACCGGACGCTGCCCGGCGGGCCCGGGGCGCGGCGGCAGCCGGGTGCTGAGAGACTGTGGTACGTGTCGGTGAACGGCAAAGGCCGGCCCCGCAGGGGCTTCAAGACGCGCCGCACGCAGAAGTCCTCGCTGTTCCTGCCCCGTGTGCTGGACCACAAGGACCACGAGATGCTGCGGCTGCTCCAGAGCGGGGCCGGGCTCCGCGGCGGGCCGCCGGGCAAGGCCGCCCAGCCCCGGCGGCGGCGACAGCGGCAGAGGCACCGTGTAGACCCCCGGCCTGATGGAAGGGGGGCCTGACGCATTCTGGCCCCGCTCTGGGCTCCGAGCTCGCGGCCAGACCCACTCAGCAGGTGTGGACCAACCCATGCCTGGGGGTCCGCTGTCAGCTGACCATCGGGCCCGGCAGCTTTCCAGAATGGACTCCCCCTAACCCGGCCCCTTTCTGCTGCTTCTGAGCTGGCTCCTGTTTCCAGGGCCAACAGAACACGTCCCCAGCCCTTCCTGAGTCTCTCAAACAAGGGTCGCGGCAGATCTAGGGGGGCTCGGGGGTGGGCGGCTTCTAATGAAGACCCGGTGGTTTGCTGGGCCAGGAGCCCCCTTGCCCCCAGGAAGACCGGCGGAAGCAGGGGCCCAGCCGCTGAGCAGTCTCGCTGCTGCGCAGCTGTGGGCCACGTGGGGGTCTGTGTGATGGAGAcattaaagtattttattctacTATGTTATTGAATAGATTAGAACACGGTGCGAGGGAACCCTGGTGGTCTTTGCTTGAACGGATCTGCCTCGTGACGATAGCAGCGTCTGTGCCAAATCGCGATTTTAAGACGTGAGATTGTATTCTGAAAAACGGGGCTAAAGAGGCATTTAATCCCGTGGTTTGGAAAGTTGCAATTTTTTGAAACCGATAGATGGTTGATGTGGATGGAAGGAAGAGGCTAGTTGCTTGTGTGTGCGCAAGTCAGTTCCTGTGGGTGTCTGCATgcagctgtgtgtgtgcacacgtgtgtccatctgtgtgtacatgcatgcatgcatctgtgtatatgtacacatgcaattgtgtgtgtgtgttcctggtTGTATCTGAAGGTATTGTGCATACACGTGTGCACACCCAtgtgtagaaagagagaaagaaagaggtttACTTTGTTTAGAACTCCTAAAACGCCCCCTCCGTCGTGCAGCCATGTGCTTCTCCGTGGACGGCTCTGAGCTCCTGTGCTGTGGCCAGGTATGGCCCTCTCAGAGTCCTTTATCCCTGCGACCTGCCACCAGGGCCTTGAGCATTCCTGGCTCTGCCTAAGAAAGcgaggctcagaggggtgacGTGATGTGCCGGGTCCACAGCGAGTAGGTGGCCAAGCTCCGTCTTGAAACAGgtgtcttccttctctgctgCCCCCAACACCCGTTCCCCCAACAATGGCAGTGGGTGGGGTCCCCTGTGACCGCCAAAGGGCACAGGCAGTGCTCTCATTCTTCCCGGACCTTGCGGGGGGCAGCCGTCCCAGGTGAGGGGTGTGGCCCAGGCCTGTGCCCACAGAGGACTGTGGCGCTCTGCTCCCCGCCCGCTGGGGTTGGTTCACACTAGCCAATCGCGGGAGGAGGCCGGCTCAGCACACACTCATGCGATGCCCTGGGAGGATCTTGGCAAAGAGCAGACAGCATGGGACCTGAtgccccgccctgccccccaCCAGCCCCTCGGTGAGTCGGGTTTCAGGAGTCGACCCCCTGCGGGAAGAAACATTCGTGGCAACAATCGGCAACAGCAGCTAGTGCTGGGCTTTCCCCCTGGGGTTTTGTCGTTCGTCTGGGGTGAGATGGAGCAGGTGCAGCCAtcactcccattttgcagatgaggaaaccgaggctcggCGGGTGAACGTGCCCTGGACGTGCAGTTAGGGGCGTGCGGCGGTGTCGGGTTCACCCGGGCACTGGACGCTCCACGATCCACAGATGCCTGTACCTGAAGGCAGGAGACAATGGGGAGTCTTGGCTCATGTTTAAAATGGATCATACATGATAAcgtgtggtttattttttttttaatttttaattttttcctttttctcccaaagccccctccccagtacatagttgtatatttttagttgtgggtccttttagttgtggcatgtgggacaccgcctcagcatggcttgacgggtagtgccatgtccatgcccaggattcgaactggggaaaccctgggccgccgaagcagaacgcacgaacttaaccacttggccaaggggccggccccccgAACGTGTGGTTTCTGCGGGTGACAGGCTGTGCTCGGTCCGTCCCCACCCGCCCTGCGGGCCAAGCAGCGTCACTTTGGACGTGGGTTACGAGAGAGTTAGGGGTGGAATTGTGGCCCCCAAAGGCATATGTTGACGTCCTAACCCCCCAGTGCCTCTGAACGTGGCCTTTGGAAACCAGCTCGTTTCAGATGGaattggttaagatgaggtcacgaTATGGGGCCTTGCTCCCGTGGGACCGTGTCCTCGTAAGAAGGGAAGTGTGGACGCAGATTCACACACGGGAGAGCTCCTgagaggatggaggcagagagcgGGTCGTCTACACATCGGGGGCTGGCAAAGCCCCAGCAAAGTGCCCGGAGCTGGTGGAAAAGGGCCTGAACGGACTCTCCCTCCCGGCCTCGGAGGAGCCCGCCTGCCGACTCCTTGATCTCGGACGTGCAGCCTCCAGGCCTGGGAGACTGTCGCCTTTTGTTTAAGCCTCTGTGGGGCTTCATCTCAGCAGCCCGAGCAGACTCATACAGGGGCAGGGCCCGGCCCCCTGGCCATTCGGGTGGCCCCCAAAAGTAGAGGGACCCTGCTCCTGTTGATGAGGGGAGGCGGAGGGTCCCCAGGCTGAGGAAGGGTTCCGGGGCACCAGCTGCGTGGGGTCCACGGGGCTGTCGACACGGGGCCCATCAGACACGGGCCCTGATGGTCTTGGGGTGCTGAGCACGGGGCCACGGAGGAGTCCACAGAGAAACCTGCAGAAGCATGCCCGTCCCTCACTCCTTGTGAACTCGGACAGTCGCCCCAAATCacctttttgttttctaagcGATGGAAACGAACCCAACAGGGAAGAAGCGTTTAGTATCCGTTTAAAAGCATGAAGGAAATATAGCGGAATCCAGTCACCACGTCAGAGCCGCTGCGCCCAGGGAATCGGGGAGACGGCCTGGCACAGGAGGGCGCTTTGGGGGCCCCCCTGCGTGGCAAGTGCCACAGCCACCCCCACCTCCCGGGCGGGACAGCGGGGTGCGGGAGGAGCTGTGAGCTGCCCGAAGGCACACAGCTCCGGGGTGCTCTGGTCCTGGACGCCCACCCGTGTCTGCTGCGGGCCACGGAGTGAGGCCCTGCGAGGGGCCAGGGCTGCTGTGCCCAAGTCGGTGTTGTGGGGAAGGTCAGACGGCTCTGCCCTGGGCTTCACTCTGGCCTGGCCTCCCCCCGCCCGGGACATCCTCGTCCAGCACCCGTCTCCTGGCACTGCCCCACCCGCCACGGCCGCAGCCCACTGAGTCCACCTTTGGGTCCTGCGTTCAtcactgccttctctccttcatgGGACATGCAGGGCCCCAAAGAGCCCTCCCGGGGGAGGGGGGTGCTGGAGCAGGTAGGAACCCCCGGAAAAGGAAGTCAGGGCGGGAGTGGCGCCTGGGAGCCCAGCACTCTTTGCTGTTTGGCTGGGACCCTCCCGCTCATGCCTGGAGCGGGCAGAGCCTGGAGGCCGGGCACCCGAGGCTCCATGAGAAGATGCCGTCTGAGCCAGGACAGGGCGTCCCAGAGGCTCCCTCCCCTGCGTTTGCCGtcacccccacctgcccagccagggggaagagggagggggaagaggagaggggatggggcaggggctgggccttCGAGAGTCTCCGGACTTTGGGTCAAGAACCTGCAGGAATGGGAATGCAAATGCAGCAGCCGCTGTGGAAAGTGGGACGGCTGTTCCTCCAGAGTTAAACTCAGAATAAGCAGATGATTGGGCAATTCGGCTCTGAGTCTACGTCCAAAAGACGTGAAGGCAGGGGCTCTACGGGATGTTTGCGCAGCCGCGCTCACAGCAGGGTCATTCACCATCATCAAAAGGTGGAAATGGCCCAAGGGTCCATCGATGGCTGAACGGATGAACCAATGTGCTGTAGCCACAcggtggaatattactcagtcctgaaaaagaaggaaattccgGCACACGCTACAAcctggatgaaacttgaggacatcaCGCTGAGTGAGacgagccagacacaaaaggacaaatcccGCGTGATCCCGCTTAGAGGAGGACCGAGAGTCGTCAGATTCACAGAGACGGAAAGTAGGCTGGTGGGCgccaggggcccaggggaggCAGATGGAGTTGGTGATTAACGGGGACAGAGTTTCCgtttggggaagatgaaaaaggtctggagacggatggtggggatggttccACGGAGAGC
It encodes:
- the FGF3 gene encoding fibroblast growth factor 3 — encoded protein: MGLIWLLLLSLLEPGWPAAGPGARLRRDAGGRGGVYEHLGGAPRRRKLYCATKYHLQLHPNGRVNGSLENSAYSILEITAVEVGIVAIKGLFSGRYLAMNERGRLYASEHYSAECEFVERIHELGYNTYASRLYRTLPGGPGARRQPGAERLWYVSVNGKGRPRRGFKTRRTQKSSLFLPRVLDHKDHEMLRLLQSGAGLRGGPPGKAAQPRRRRQRQRHRVDPRPDGRGA